GCtattcgacagtttgccaaggtacaaaatggactccgtcgacgagttcttttttcacaattttCTTTGTGACTTCGACAATTTGTCGTCCGCTGatgaggaggagatattggctgccgtgttggttcatcaccacctcaacagccagcggctgttgttccgtggctccattccgggccaccttccgaTGTTGAATCGCGaccgagagagcgggcatttccttctttggaatgactactttgatacaacaaacccatTGTTCAAATATCAAAAATTTCGCCGCCGTTTTCGTATGAGTAGAcatcttttcaaccgtattagagagggggttgtgggctatgatgactacttcgagtgcaaagaggatgccgttggcaaggttggtttctcctcttatcagaaatgcactgccgccatccaAATGCTTGCATACGGATTGCCCgttgatctcattgacgagtacgtccgtatgagcgagtctacatgcctagagtccctgtataagttctgcaaaGCTATTATTGATGTGTTTGACCCTGAATACTTGAGAGAGTCGACTCCTGAAGATACAACCcttttgttggcgatgaatgccaacAGGGGTttcccagggatgcttggcagcatagattgcaTGCACCGGGAGTGGAAAAACtacccttctgcttggcaagggcaatataagggccatgtcagggtttgcactgtcatactagaggccgtggcatctcaagatctctggatctggcactctttctttggcatggccggatcacacaatgatatcaacgtgcttcagcgctcgtcggtgtttgctaggcttgccgaaggcaacagcccaccggtgaactttactatCAATGTCCACAACTACGATAAAGGATACTACCTGAGCGACGATATCTATTCTCAATGGACCACTATTTTCAAGACAATCCtcaaccctgtcggagagaaggAAAAGATTTGTCGAAGAGCAAGAAAatgctaggaaggatgtcgagcgtgcctttggtgttttgcaatctcaatGGGGCATCGTTCAGTATCCTGCTAATACCTGGAGCACGCAGaaactgtgggaggtgatgactgcttgtgtgatcatgcacaatatgatcatagAAGACGAGCACCCGGAACACCTGtacgatcaagggtttcagtttcagggtgagaatgttgtgcctgagcatggaggagcggcaacgtttgagcagttcatccaatttcatcatgacatgcgtgattgaaaaactcacgtgcaactgcaaaatgatttggtgaaGCATTTatgggctcatgttggcaaccaatattTTTTTTTAAATGGAGGCGTGCCCTTGGCCTCTGCATCATAACTATGCATGCAGAGGCAACCAATAGATGCATCTTCTTTTAttcgtttgcaaaactatgtgagacatttttatttttattcggcTTATAAAACTATGCTATTTTATTCGATTCAAACTATGTTATTTGACTATATGTTTAAATGCAAATTCATCAATGCAAAATTGAGCTATTTGTTGAAGTTGTGCGGCCAGCCGGTCAAGCCATCACATATGGGTTGGTGCGTTGGACGCACTGCCGATCCATATCTAAAACGAGACGGACGTCGGGCAGGCGGCTGACCTAAACAGATAAAAAACGAACAAAATCGACGTCCGTTTGAGTCGTTCGGTTGTAGTTGCTCTTACTGCACCGTGAACTCAGATCGATCGCTCGGCCTTTCTCCCGGCGATGGTCGGCGGTGGCATAGTTTGTGTCGACGACGTACAGTACAACTACTCTAGTCCTAGTTGCTCCTGGGCATTTTTTTACACGAGTGGGTTAATTAAGAGCTCGCAGGAGCAGCAGCTAGACAGTGTGTAGCAGCTTGACTTTTGTGGCGAAGCGAGAGATGCGATGCGAGCGAGCGGCGAGCGGCGCGTCGCAGCGGCCGGGGAAAGGTCGTCCTCGCCGGCTGGCTGCTTCCGCGGAGGCCGACCAGGCCGGGGTCACGTCGGGGCATCCCATCCCATCCCGGCGACACCGCCCACGTCATGATTCACAGCAGGAAACGCAGGACGTATTTATTTACTCATTCAGAGAGGAGCAACGTAACGCAAATCAAAGCAAACGCGACGCCGACGAGATTTCGCCAAATACCTCCTCTCCTGGCCTGGCCTGGCCTTCCACGCACGCATCATCACTCCTCCTACTACCCTGTGAGGCTGCGAGCCCGTCACGTCGCAATGTCCACTGCCCGGCCGGCCCCGGCGCTAGCGTCTCTGCGTGCACCGCTGCATGCACTGCATGTCCATCTCTGACCTAGATCACATCCACCCGTCCATCACCGCTGCTTTTTCTTCTTTTGTTCGCCTCAAATTGTAGTAGTGCCAGTATCTCGAGTTCTAGTTGTAGGGACGCATACATGTGCATGTGGTTGGCTCATCCGTGCAATGAGAGAGTTGTATGTGCAGATCTCATGTCAGGAACCGCATCCACTACACAACAAGGAATGTGTACCGCACATCTTGATACATATGAGCTGAATGCAAAAAATGCATCTCCACACCTAGTTGTCGGAGCTGAATGATGTTGTCCATAACCATTTTTAAAAGTTCTCTGCCGGTAAAAAGGGGCATCTATTTTTTTAACATCACGTTATTGTAGGAGTCACAAGCGAGAGCATGTTTCGAGAGAACGTAGGGGTGGCTACTGCACTACAATTATTTACTTTTGAACATGAGAAGCAGTTACTACAAGTTTATAAGGAACTCATCGACACTGCTAGTGCTACATACAGTACATATTATATCGTGCATGTGAAAAGCAAATCCACAAGGAGATGTTCTTCATTACACATAGATTAAAACTACATAGGACCATAGTGCATGTGAGTACAAGCATGGATCACGAGATTAGTAGTTCAGTGCTAGCTAGTCTCCTACTACTCCAATGATCCCATGCACGAGCAAGCAAAGCACTACATATGATCATAAGCTACGGAAGCTAGAGGATTGATCGGAGAACAAGGGAAAACAATTACAAGTGCTTGTCTAAATATCGATCGATCACACTCGCAACTTGACTAATCAATAATCAAAAGCTGCAACATAACGATCGAACGAGATGGGAGGGTAGCCCTAGGAAACGAGTGACCCGGCCGGATCATGCCCCCCTGGTGGCTGCAGGTGGGCCCATCTCGTACATGAAGGCGCTGTGCTGCAGGCAAGCGTCCAGCCAGGTCGGCGGTGGCTCCTGTGGACCGCCATTGACCCTGGGCTGCGCCGGTGGGCCTGCCTTGCCATTGACGATGGAGGCGAAGGGAGGGAAAGGGAAATATGCTTGGTTACAGCTGCTGTTTGGCTGCTCCTGGACGCAAGCTGCTGCTGGGAAGCCGCCATTGTTGCTGCTTGTGTTCTTGGCCTGGCCCTGGCTCTGCATTATTGGGGATGACTGCAGGTTTGGGAGGTCATGGTGAAAGGGGATGAGCTGACTAGGGTTTGGGAAGGGGACAGGAGGTGCGTCCTGGAAGAAGCTGGGGTGGTGGGGGCTCATGGGGAAGTAGCAGTAGGGGTTTCTCATCTCCATCATCTTGCTGTACGGGTCTACCGCCTTGTGGAAGATCCTGCACACCACCCATTCCTCCTGCAAAAAGTATATCATGGACAGTATAAGTTCAAAACATCGCTCACAAATATATGTACGAGCCAACATATCCAAAAAAAAAAAACGTATATCAATATAATAATCTCTTTTGCATGGATTGTGATCTAGCTAGGACAGAAATGCTGTAGAGAATCTACCTATCTACATCTATATATTTACTCATGAACTTCTGGCGGAGAGCACATTTATGCTTCATGGGCGAAATGGCACTTTTTCTTATAAGCATGGGGCACAGGGAGATATCAATGGAAGATTTGTCGATCTGCAGTAGGACGATTGGAGATCCTCGAGCCATGCATGCAAAGTACTACATGCCCTGAGAAGGGAACAAACACGTACCAGTATACTAGTACGTATAACGCTAGCTAGCTCAGATGCATCCGGTGTCAGTGCAAATCTGCAACTAGATTTTTGAGCAGAAACGACCCACTGTGTACAGCATCATCGTCATGCTtatgatactactccctccgttccaaaatatagcgcgtcctcggcgtccgcagtcggtctcgtgggttaaatttatggtcaaagttgaatctcgaaaagcgtgggcgcgctatattttggaacggagggagtaccaggcaCCAGCATCGAATGAAATGAACAAAAGTGTACTAGGCTACAAGTATAATAAGCATATATTTCAAATCAATCTGCATGCATATGTCACCTTACGTATGCATGCAATGCAAGCACACGCACGCTGCATTCAATGCATCATCATGTCTGCATCTACTTCTGCTAACGACCATGTAACTTATTCTTGACCACTCAACTGTTGGTGTTTCAACGACGAGCTCACACAGTGACTAGAAGCTAGAGAATGTATTTAGCAAAAAGAGCAGTAACAAAATGTTCACGGGTGGAGCAATAATAGCGTGCAACCAACTCCTGGATCATTGCGCACCTTGCAGGAGCGGCGGGCGGCGCCGAAGTCGCCGTCGAGGCGGTACTCGTGGAGGACCCACTTGGTCTTCTCGCCGCGGGGGGCGCGGCCTCTGTAGAAGACCAGCGTCTTCTTCATGCCGAGGAGGGAGCCCGTGGCGGCGTTGAGCACCTCGCGGTCCTTGCCGGTGGCCTTCCAGTAGCCGGCGCCGGTGGCACGGTTGGTGCGGAGGCCCGTGGGGTACTTGCGGTCGCGGAGGCTGAAGAAGTACCACTCCCGCTCCCCCATCCTCGCCGCCTCCGGGAGGTCCCACGGCTCGCACCGGTTCAGATCCACCTCCGCGATGTCCACGCCGCCGCAGCACGCGCCGTTGAAGACCTTGGCGGCGAGGTAGAAGGTCACAAGCTCCTCGTCGGTGGGGTGGAAGCGGAAGCCCGGGGGCAGGCCGTGCTCCCcggcggccgcctccgccgccgccatctcctccCCGATCAGCTCCCACAGCGCGTCGCCCATGGCCGCCGCCGGTTGGTGCGGGTGCTGTTGCTGGTGCATGCGCGCTGGCCCTTCAACGTCCACTCTCACACTCTCTACTAGCTAGGTGAAGCGAGCTGTGGCACGGCGAGCAAGCAGCTGGTGCCAGTGTGAAATGGGCTGCTCTTGGCtatggtggtgtgtgtgtgtgtggatgcaAGAGGCCAATGGAGGGTCTATATAGTCGAGCACGGAAACGTAGAGAGACAACAGTGTTTGGGCTTAGCCCGAAGCCCCTACCCCCGCCCCTCTCTCACCGCCTGTATTGGTATTGCTTTATCCCACAGTGTCGCTACCTAGCTAGCTAGGTGTAGATGAAGATGAGGGGTGAAATGAGCTACCGGAAGGGAAAGGTTAAAGGATGGTGAAGGGTAAACATGCACCTGGAACGGGCCCGAAGAGGAAACTTGATGGAGCTTAAGGGGGCCGTGAAGGCTAAAACCCTCTCGCAAACTAGAGCCACCTGCTGGATGGAaaccgcaactagctagctagactCAGTACATCACAAGCGTGCATATACACGTACCGGCATCCATTACAAACGCGTTGCATATGACATGTACGTATGCACATACCATGGGAACACATACACTGCGCATGCGTGCATCGATATGCAAGGCAAAAGATCGTGTACCTACAGGTCGATAGTGGTACGAGTAGTATTAATTTCAGGCAGATGGTGAAGTTACACAAGTTTCTGCCACTGTGGCCGTGTACTTCAGGGTACCATGCACGTACCACTTCCACTGTGCGTATACAGGCAAGGAAGATTTTGGAACAACCCACGAAAAAGCCCCTTGTAGGGCTCTAGCATGGCGTGTTCAAACGTCGGCCCTTGCATGCATTTTCACAGGACTAATTCCATCGTGCGCACACCATTGTTTCCTACCAGGGTCTGGTTAGGTCTCAGTCGACTGAAATTTAATCAAGTCTCAATCAAATGATGCAACATGCAAGAGAaaaaaaactaaagaaaaaaatTTACACGAGTCTTAATGTAAGGTCTCATGAATATATCATCTGAGACTTCTAAGTCGACTCAGTCAACTAAGACTTAGCAAGGCTAATCCTACTACTTGTATAGTTCAACCATGTGCTAGTAGGACGCCTGGTTTTCTCCAAAAGAAACCTACTCGTTGGTCAAGTATTGCAATTTTGTAAA
This portion of the Triticum dicoccoides isolate Atlit2015 ecotype Zavitan chromosome 7A, WEW_v2.0, whole genome shotgun sequence genome encodes:
- the LOC119331825 gene encoding protein CUP-SHAPED COTYLEDON 3-like; translation: MHQQQHPHQPAAAMGDALWELIGEEMAAAEAAAGEHGLPPGFRFHPTDEELVTFYLAAKVFNGACCGGVDIAEVDLNRCEPWDLPEAARMGEREWYFFSLRDRKYPTGLRTNRATGAGYWKATGKDREVLNAATGSLLGMKKTLVFYRGRAPRGEKTKWVLHEYRLDGDFGAARRSCKEEWVVCRIFHKAVDPYSKMMEMRNPYCYFPMSPHHPSFFQDAPPVPFPNPSQLIPFHHDLPNLQSSPIMQSQGQAKNTSSNNGGFPAAACVQEQPNSSCNQAYFPFPPFASIVNGKAGPPAQPRVNGGPQEPPPTWLDACLQHSAFMYEMGPPAATRGA